From the Daucus carota subsp. sativus chromosome 8, DH1 v3.0, whole genome shotgun sequence genome, one window contains:
- the LOC108197427 gene encoding uncharacterized protein LOC108197427 isoform X1, with the protein MHLDKGSEVEVTSDDDGFRGVWYVGKIVQPPRKSDDGFVEVEYNELVSEEDESKKLCERVHVSLVRPLPPVKIGEDDVFEVDDVVDVFHNDGWWVGVVEEVVGEDEFKVLFDDPPDRLSVKRQDVRLHLDWVEGKWEKPQKKNSKNKKENSSRLAMLSNHPGNAKRQNGSGKKQQPGKSGASTEKDTCVTDETINKECNAEEVDMSVKALKGVPTKNCETPPKKEKKKFMDQDSSRPAMLSDHFRYARRQKTAKKQAGKSCTSTEKKDTSLNTEILETDHNAENVKEVNGVSAKNCETPPKKDQKNKSMDQELHTVDSTNGSTQGDVSSKRKRGKQIGKGSMGGIRSLRKRIMEESCVNDEAEMNAVGDCQTQTELKDKSNGNHFQPSCNDSMKATADKKNTSGIHRHSDSLSETTIVPFPEDQANKTIPSKRVKRPKNKLPTENEGMCKLVEKCQNASQGNISLPEINHVKDVDMLMDRNHGDVSGDQVSNTTLQVDKPSPTGSDASKTLPSQSQCVNANSKLDDFGTTPVATHDKADNTDGPTLSSVPGDSTLKNFKQADKNSELATSATVSIDNMENCENLPFIKCSPLWKTIESMEIYKKIQQKPHFSPLIKRPEETREGLAIAHMVNFSNLVERITKLQFSDPITVIESIVGALDELESNGFDVEFIRACLTQLLSKKQTGEELHKECRDIENEISDTLNEKEKVDEEITQLNQRMNELAAKLGDAVTRKEMKERVISTLKSKLASKDVQGLQLEFQNIVSSFL; encoded by the exons ATGCATCTCGACAAGGGCTCTGAGGTTGAGGTGACAAGCGACGACGACGGGTTCAGAGGGGTTTGGTATGTGGGTAAAATAGTGCAGCCCCCGAGGAAATCGGACGATGGTTTTGTTGAGGTTGAGTATAATGAGTTGGTTTCCGAGGAGGATGAGTCTAAGAAGCTGTGTGAGAGAGTGCATGTTTCACTGGTTAGGCCATTGCCTCCGGTTAAGATTGGTGAAGATGATGTTTTTGAGGTGGATGATGTTGTTGATGTGTTTCATAATGATGGGTGGTGGGTTGGTGTGGTTGAAGAGGTTGTGGGGGAAGATGAGTTTAAGGTCTTGTTTGATGATCCTCCTGATAGGTTGAGTGTCAAGAGGCAGGATGTGAGGCTTCATCTTGATTGGGTTGAGGGTAAATGGGAAAAGCCACAGAAAAAGAACAGCAAGAACAAGAAAGAG AATTCCAGTAGACTTGCTATGCTCTCTAATCACCCTGGGAATGCTAAGAGACAGAATGGAAGTGGTAAAAAACAGCAGCCGGGAAAAAGTGGTGCTTCCACCG AGAAGGATACCTGCGTAACTGATGAAACTATCAATAAAGAATGTAATGCAGAAGAAGTTGATATGTCGGTTAAAGCACTAAAAGGCGTGCCCACAAAGAATTGTGAGACCCCTCCcaagaaagagaaaaaaaaatttatggatCAG GATTCCAGTAGACCTGCTATGCTCTCAGATCACTTTAGATATGCTAGAAGACAAAAAACAGCTAAGAAACAGGCAGGAAAAAGTTGTACTTCTACCG AGAAGAAGGATACCAGCTTGAATACTGAAATTTTAGAGACAGATCATAATGCAGAAAATGTTAAAGAAGTAAATGGTGTCTCTGCAAAAAATTGTGAGACCCCTCCAAAGAAAGACCAGAAGAACAAAAGCATGGATCAGGAACTGCATACTGTTGAT AGCACTAATGGATCAACTCAAGGGGATGTCAGTTCGAAGAGAAAAAGAGGGAAACAAATAG gCAAAGGAAGCATGGGAGGTATAAGATCATTGCGGAAAAGGATCATGGAAGAATCATGTGTAAATGATGAAGCTGAAATGAATGCAGTTGGCGACTGTCAAACGCAGACAGAACTTAAAGATAAATCCAACGGAAATCATTTTCAGCCCTCTTGCAATGACAGTATGAAGGCTACAGCTGATAAGAAGAATACAAGTGGCATTCATAGGCACAGTGACTCTCTCAGCGAAACAACAATTGTTCCATTTCCTGAAGACCAGGCTAATAAAACAATTCCAAGTAAAAGAGTCAAGCGGCCCAAGAATAAACTGCCAACTGAGAATGAAGGGATGTGCAAATTGGTGGAGA AATGCCAGAATGCATCACAAGGAAATATTTCTTTGCCTGAAATTAATCATGTGAAAGATGTTGATATGCTGATGGATAGAAATCACGGTGATGTAAGTGGTGATCAAGTGAGCAACACTACATTGCAGGTAGACAAACCATCTCCAACAGGTTCAGATGCTTCAA AAACCTTGCCTAGTCAAAGCCAATGTGTTAATGCAAATAGCAAGCTAGATGATTTTGGAACTACTCCAGTTGCCACACATGATAAAGCAGATAACACAGATGGTCCAA CACTGTCATCAGTTCCAGGAGATTCAACCTTAAAAAATTTCAAGCAAGCTGATAAAAATAGTGAACTTGCAACTTCTGCCACTGTAAGCATTGATAATATGGAGAACTGTGAGAATTTACCATTTATCAAGTGTTCACCACTTTGGAAAACTATCGAGTCTATGGAAATATATAAGAAGATTCAACAGAAGCCACACTTTTCTCCTCTGATAAAAAGGCCAGAAGAAACTCGTGAAGGATTGGCTATTGCTCATATGGTAAATTTTTCCAATCTAGTAGAGAGAATCACAAAGCTGCAGTTCTCTGATCCTATTACTGTCATTGAAAGTATTGTGGGAGCTCTTGATGAGTTGGAATCTAATGGGTTTGATGTCGAGTTCATTCGAGCTTGTTTGACCCAGTTATTGTCGAAGAAGCAAACTGGAGAGGAGCTTCACAAGGAGTGTCGAGATATTGAAAATGAGATATCAGATACTCTTAATGAGAAAGAAAAAGTTGATGAAGAAATCACCCAGTTGAACCAGCGAATGAATGAACTTGCAGCAAAGCTTGGAGATGCTGTAACCAGGAAGGAGATGAAGGAAAGGGTGATCTCGACATTGAAATCAAAGCTGGCAAGTAAAGATGTTCAGGGCCTGCAGCTTGAATTTCAAAATATAGTTAGTTCCTTTCTTTAA
- the LOC108197427 gene encoding DUF724 domain-containing protein 3 isoform X2, with translation MHLDKGSEVEVTSDDDGFRGVWYVGKIVQPPRKSDDGFVEVEYNELVSEEDESKKLCERVHVSLVRPLPPVKIGEDDVFEVDDVVDVFHNDGWWVGVVEEVVGEDEFKVLFDDPPDRLSVKRQDVRLHLDWVEGKWEKPQKKNSKNKKENSSRLAMLSNHPGNAKRQNGSGKKQQPGKSGASTEKDTCVTDETINKECNAEEVDMSVKALKGVPTKNCETPPKKEKKKFMDQDSSRPAMLSDHFRYARRQKTAKKQAGKSCTSTDHNAENVKEVNGVSAKNCETPPKKDQKNKSMDQELHTVDSTNGSTQGDVSSKRKRGKQIGKGSMGGIRSLRKRIMEESCVNDEAEMNAVGDCQTQTELKDKSNGNHFQPSCNDSMKATADKKNTSGIHRHSDSLSETTIVPFPEDQANKTIPSKRVKRPKNKLPTENEGMCKLVEKCQNASQGNISLPEINHVKDVDMLMDRNHGDVSGDQVSNTTLQVDKPSPTGSDASKTLPSQSQCVNANSKLDDFGTTPVATHDKADNTDGPTLSSVPGDSTLKNFKQADKNSELATSATVSIDNMENCENLPFIKCSPLWKTIESMEIYKKIQQKPHFSPLIKRPEETREGLAIAHMVNFSNLVERITKLQFSDPITVIESIVGALDELESNGFDVEFIRACLTQLLSKKQTGEELHKECRDIENEISDTLNEKEKVDEEITQLNQRMNELAAKLGDAVTRKEMKERVISTLKSKLASKDVQGLQLEFQNIVSSFL, from the exons ATGCATCTCGACAAGGGCTCTGAGGTTGAGGTGACAAGCGACGACGACGGGTTCAGAGGGGTTTGGTATGTGGGTAAAATAGTGCAGCCCCCGAGGAAATCGGACGATGGTTTTGTTGAGGTTGAGTATAATGAGTTGGTTTCCGAGGAGGATGAGTCTAAGAAGCTGTGTGAGAGAGTGCATGTTTCACTGGTTAGGCCATTGCCTCCGGTTAAGATTGGTGAAGATGATGTTTTTGAGGTGGATGATGTTGTTGATGTGTTTCATAATGATGGGTGGTGGGTTGGTGTGGTTGAAGAGGTTGTGGGGGAAGATGAGTTTAAGGTCTTGTTTGATGATCCTCCTGATAGGTTGAGTGTCAAGAGGCAGGATGTGAGGCTTCATCTTGATTGGGTTGAGGGTAAATGGGAAAAGCCACAGAAAAAGAACAGCAAGAACAAGAAAGAG AATTCCAGTAGACTTGCTATGCTCTCTAATCACCCTGGGAATGCTAAGAGACAGAATGGAAGTGGTAAAAAACAGCAGCCGGGAAAAAGTGGTGCTTCCACCG AGAAGGATACCTGCGTAACTGATGAAACTATCAATAAAGAATGTAATGCAGAAGAAGTTGATATGTCGGTTAAAGCACTAAAAGGCGTGCCCACAAAGAATTGTGAGACCCCTCCcaagaaagagaaaaaaaaatttatggatCAG GATTCCAGTAGACCTGCTATGCTCTCAGATCACTTTAGATATGCTAGAAGACAAAAAACAGCTAAGAAACAGGCAGGAAAAAGTTGTACTTCTACCG ATCATAATGCAGAAAATGTTAAAGAAGTAAATGGTGTCTCTGCAAAAAATTGTGAGACCCCTCCAAAGAAAGACCAGAAGAACAAAAGCATGGATCAGGAACTGCATACTGTTGAT AGCACTAATGGATCAACTCAAGGGGATGTCAGTTCGAAGAGAAAAAGAGGGAAACAAATAG gCAAAGGAAGCATGGGAGGTATAAGATCATTGCGGAAAAGGATCATGGAAGAATCATGTGTAAATGATGAAGCTGAAATGAATGCAGTTGGCGACTGTCAAACGCAGACAGAACTTAAAGATAAATCCAACGGAAATCATTTTCAGCCCTCTTGCAATGACAGTATGAAGGCTACAGCTGATAAGAAGAATACAAGTGGCATTCATAGGCACAGTGACTCTCTCAGCGAAACAACAATTGTTCCATTTCCTGAAGACCAGGCTAATAAAACAATTCCAAGTAAAAGAGTCAAGCGGCCCAAGAATAAACTGCCAACTGAGAATGAAGGGATGTGCAAATTGGTGGAGA AATGCCAGAATGCATCACAAGGAAATATTTCTTTGCCTGAAATTAATCATGTGAAAGATGTTGATATGCTGATGGATAGAAATCACGGTGATGTAAGTGGTGATCAAGTGAGCAACACTACATTGCAGGTAGACAAACCATCTCCAACAGGTTCAGATGCTTCAA AAACCTTGCCTAGTCAAAGCCAATGTGTTAATGCAAATAGCAAGCTAGATGATTTTGGAACTACTCCAGTTGCCACACATGATAAAGCAGATAACACAGATGGTCCAA CACTGTCATCAGTTCCAGGAGATTCAACCTTAAAAAATTTCAAGCAAGCTGATAAAAATAGTGAACTTGCAACTTCTGCCACTGTAAGCATTGATAATATGGAGAACTGTGAGAATTTACCATTTATCAAGTGTTCACCACTTTGGAAAACTATCGAGTCTATGGAAATATATAAGAAGATTCAACAGAAGCCACACTTTTCTCCTCTGATAAAAAGGCCAGAAGAAACTCGTGAAGGATTGGCTATTGCTCATATGGTAAATTTTTCCAATCTAGTAGAGAGAATCACAAAGCTGCAGTTCTCTGATCCTATTACTGTCATTGAAAGTATTGTGGGAGCTCTTGATGAGTTGGAATCTAATGGGTTTGATGTCGAGTTCATTCGAGCTTGTTTGACCCAGTTATTGTCGAAGAAGCAAACTGGAGAGGAGCTTCACAAGGAGTGTCGAGATATTGAAAATGAGATATCAGATACTCTTAATGAGAAAGAAAAAGTTGATGAAGAAATCACCCAGTTGAACCAGCGAATGAATGAACTTGCAGCAAAGCTTGGAGATGCTGTAACCAGGAAGGAGATGAAGGAAAGGGTGATCTCGACATTGAAATCAAAGCTGGCAAGTAAAGATGTTCAGGGCCTGCAGCTTGAATTTCAAAATATAGTTAGTTCCTTTCTTTAA
- the LOC108199705 gene encoding uncharacterized protein LOC108199705 isoform X2, producing the protein MSSLPCSHSSYILHTYSPLRSHRPQFLQLPTRTISVCLLTTSSHGHLSPPSVELRKPLLHLLGPPVVFLLGLAISTRSASASTPISPNHAPYPQHQTIQANNDVDVVFEDEETRAAFESWKSRTYSLTVPLRIVALRSSVPPLWIKNFMQAQGKRAKLRMEFRGSINEIFSELSMAFSKRDIAPKSAAAADIVALGDSWLSLAISKALIEPIPKIEDQEWFSGLSEKWKAYLRRNGEGKLDNEGKIWAVPYRWGSMVIAFKRSKFQKNNLAPIEDWADLWRPELSGKISMVDSPREVIGAVLKYMGASYNTSNFDTEVVGGRNAVLQKLSLLEKQVRLFDSMHYIKAFEVGDVWVTVGWSSDIVPAAKRMSDVAVIVPKSGASIWSDAIPAASEIKNEKIGGRVRGPSPLVHQWLEFCLQSERALPFKEEVVPGASPSALEGTPVESTVELHKNKPKLDSNLIGGAPPEEILKRCEFLEPLSDATLSDYQWLIDHMQKPNHGLVEKIQHYVSGIFHRFQQKSS; encoded by the exons ATGTCTTCATTACCATGTTCCCACAGCTCGTATATACTGCATACTTACTCTCCCCTCCGTAGCCACAGACCCCAATTCCTGCAATTACCAACTCGTACAATCTCTGTATGCTTGTTAACTACATCTTCCCACGGTCACTTGTCCCCACCTTCAGTCGAGTTGCGGAAGCCTTTACTTCACCTACTTGGACCTCCCGTTGTATTTTTGCTAGGTCTTGCAATTTCCACCCGTTCAGCTTCTGCTTCTACTCCAATTTCCCCCAATCACGCACCCTATCCTCAGCACCAAACAATTCAAG CAAACAACGATGTAGATGTTGTATTCGAAGATGAAGAAACACGTGCAGCATTTGAAAGTTGGAAATCTAGAACCTACTCCCTCACAGTTCCTTTGAGAATTGTTGCTCTGCGTAGCTCCGTGCCTCCTTTGTGGATCAAG AATTTCATGCAAGCTCAAGGGAAGAGAGCGAAACTACGAATGGAATTTCGTGGAAGTATCAATGAAATATTTTCAGAACTTAGTATGGCATTTAGCAAAAGAGATATTGCTCCTAAATCCGCTGCAGCAGCTGATATTGTTGCACTAGGAGATTCCTGGCTCAGTCTTGCTATTAGCAAAGCTCTAATTGAACCTATACCAAAGATCGAAGATCAAGAGTGGTTTAGTGGCTTAAGTGAAAAATGGAAG GCATACTTACGCAGGAATGGTGAGGGAAAATTAGATAATGAAGGCAAAATTTGGGCTGTTCCTTATCGATGGGGAAGCATGGTAATAGCGTTTAAGAGAAGCAAATTTCAGAAGAATAATCTGGCTCCAATTGAG GACTGGGCAGATCTCTGGAGGCCCGAGCTGTCAGGAAAAATTTCTATGGTTGACTCTCCCAGAGAAGTCATTGGTGCAGTATTGAAGTATATGGGGGCATCATATAATACAAGTAACTTTGATACTGAAGTAGTTGGGGGGAGAAATGCTGTGTTGCAGAAGTTGTCATTGCTTGAAAAGCAG GTTCGACTATTTGACAGCATGCATTATATAAAAGCTTTTGAAGTAGGTGATGTGTGGGTGACTGTTGGATGGAGTTCTGATATTGTTCCTGCTGCCAAACGCATGTCGGATGTTGCAGTTATTGTTCCAAAATCTGGTGCAAGTATTTGGTCAGAC GCAATACCTGCTGCATCTGAAATTAAGAATGAAAAAATTGGAGGACGAGTGAGAGGGCCATCTCCCTTGGTGCATCAATGGCTAGAATTCTGTTTGCAATCTGAACGAGCATTGCCTTTCAAGGAGGAGGTAGTACCAGGCGCGTCACCATCTGCCCTTGAAGGCACACCAGTTGAATCCACAGTGGAGCTTCACAAGAATAAGCCAAAGCTCGACTCCAACCTAATTGGCGGAGCACCTCCAGAAGAAATTTTGAAGAGGTGTGAATTTTTGGAGCCGTTATCAGATGCTACATTATCTGATTACCAGTGGCTGATAGATCATATGCAGAAACCCAATCACGGGTTGGTTGAAAAAATTCAGCATTATGTTTCTGGTATATTTCATAGATTTCAGCAGAAGTCCAGTTAA
- the LOC108199705 gene encoding uncharacterized protein LOC108199705 isoform X1, translating to MSSLPCSHSSYILHTYSPLRSHRPQFLQLPTRTISVCLLTTSSHGHLSPPSVELRKPLLHLLGPPVVFLLGLAISTRSASASTPISPNHAPYPQHQTIQANNDVDVVFEDEETRAAFESWKSRTYSLTVPLRIVALRSSVPPLWIKNFMQAQGKRAKLRMEFRGSINEIFSELSMAFSKRDIAPKSAAAADIVALGDSWLSLAISKALIEPIPKIEDQEWFSGLSEKWKAYLRRNGEGKLDNEGKIWAVPYRWGSMVIAFKRSKFQKNNLAPIEDWADLWRPELSGKISMVDSPREVIGAVLKYMGASYNTSNFDTEVVGGRNAVLQKLSLLEKQVRLFDSMHYIKAFEVGDVWVTVGWSSDIVPAAKRMSDVAVIVPKSGASIWSDVWAIPAASEIKNEKIGGRVRGPSPLVHQWLEFCLQSERALPFKEEVVPGASPSALEGTPVESTVELHKNKPKLDSNLIGGAPPEEILKRCEFLEPLSDATLSDYQWLIDHMQKPNHGLVEKIQHYVSGIFHRFQQKSS from the exons ATGTCTTCATTACCATGTTCCCACAGCTCGTATATACTGCATACTTACTCTCCCCTCCGTAGCCACAGACCCCAATTCCTGCAATTACCAACTCGTACAATCTCTGTATGCTTGTTAACTACATCTTCCCACGGTCACTTGTCCCCACCTTCAGTCGAGTTGCGGAAGCCTTTACTTCACCTACTTGGACCTCCCGTTGTATTTTTGCTAGGTCTTGCAATTTCCACCCGTTCAGCTTCTGCTTCTACTCCAATTTCCCCCAATCACGCACCCTATCCTCAGCACCAAACAATTCAAG CAAACAACGATGTAGATGTTGTATTCGAAGATGAAGAAACACGTGCAGCATTTGAAAGTTGGAAATCTAGAACCTACTCCCTCACAGTTCCTTTGAGAATTGTTGCTCTGCGTAGCTCCGTGCCTCCTTTGTGGATCAAG AATTTCATGCAAGCTCAAGGGAAGAGAGCGAAACTACGAATGGAATTTCGTGGAAGTATCAATGAAATATTTTCAGAACTTAGTATGGCATTTAGCAAAAGAGATATTGCTCCTAAATCCGCTGCAGCAGCTGATATTGTTGCACTAGGAGATTCCTGGCTCAGTCTTGCTATTAGCAAAGCTCTAATTGAACCTATACCAAAGATCGAAGATCAAGAGTGGTTTAGTGGCTTAAGTGAAAAATGGAAG GCATACTTACGCAGGAATGGTGAGGGAAAATTAGATAATGAAGGCAAAATTTGGGCTGTTCCTTATCGATGGGGAAGCATGGTAATAGCGTTTAAGAGAAGCAAATTTCAGAAGAATAATCTGGCTCCAATTGAG GACTGGGCAGATCTCTGGAGGCCCGAGCTGTCAGGAAAAATTTCTATGGTTGACTCTCCCAGAGAAGTCATTGGTGCAGTATTGAAGTATATGGGGGCATCATATAATACAAGTAACTTTGATACTGAAGTAGTTGGGGGGAGAAATGCTGTGTTGCAGAAGTTGTCATTGCTTGAAAAGCAG GTTCGACTATTTGACAGCATGCATTATATAAAAGCTTTTGAAGTAGGTGATGTGTGGGTGACTGTTGGATGGAGTTCTGATATTGTTCCTGCTGCCAAACGCATGTCGGATGTTGCAGTTATTGTTCCAAAATCTGGTGCAAGTATTTGGTCAGACGTATGG GCAATACCTGCTGCATCTGAAATTAAGAATGAAAAAATTGGAGGACGAGTGAGAGGGCCATCTCCCTTGGTGCATCAATGGCTAGAATTCTGTTTGCAATCTGAACGAGCATTGCCTTTCAAGGAGGAGGTAGTACCAGGCGCGTCACCATCTGCCCTTGAAGGCACACCAGTTGAATCCACAGTGGAGCTTCACAAGAATAAGCCAAAGCTCGACTCCAACCTAATTGGCGGAGCACCTCCAGAAGAAATTTTGAAGAGGTGTGAATTTTTGGAGCCGTTATCAGATGCTACATTATCTGATTACCAGTGGCTGATAGATCATATGCAGAAACCCAATCACGGGTTGGTTGAAAAAATTCAGCATTATGTTTCTGGTATATTTCATAGATTTCAGCAGAAGTCCAGTTAA
- the LOC108199705 gene encoding uncharacterized protein LOC108199705 isoform X3 — protein sequence MQAQGKRAKLRMEFRGSINEIFSELSMAFSKRDIAPKSAAAADIVALGDSWLSLAISKALIEPIPKIEDQEWFSGLSEKWKAYLRRNGEGKLDNEGKIWAVPYRWGSMVIAFKRSKFQKNNLAPIEDWADLWRPELSGKISMVDSPREVIGAVLKYMGASYNTSNFDTEVVGGRNAVLQKLSLLEKQVRLFDSMHYIKAFEVGDVWVTVGWSSDIVPAAKRMSDVAVIVPKSGASIWSDVWAIPAASEIKNEKIGGRVRGPSPLVHQWLEFCLQSERALPFKEEVVPGASPSALEGTPVESTVELHKNKPKLDSNLIGGAPPEEILKRCEFLEPLSDATLSDYQWLIDHMQKPNHGLVEKIQHYVSGIFHRFQQKSS from the exons ATGCAAGCTCAAGGGAAGAGAGCGAAACTACGAATGGAATTTCGTGGAAGTATCAATGAAATATTTTCAGAACTTAGTATGGCATTTAGCAAAAGAGATATTGCTCCTAAATCCGCTGCAGCAGCTGATATTGTTGCACTAGGAGATTCCTGGCTCAGTCTTGCTATTAGCAAAGCTCTAATTGAACCTATACCAAAGATCGAAGATCAAGAGTGGTTTAGTGGCTTAAGTGAAAAATGGAAG GCATACTTACGCAGGAATGGTGAGGGAAAATTAGATAATGAAGGCAAAATTTGGGCTGTTCCTTATCGATGGGGAAGCATGGTAATAGCGTTTAAGAGAAGCAAATTTCAGAAGAATAATCTGGCTCCAATTGAG GACTGGGCAGATCTCTGGAGGCCCGAGCTGTCAGGAAAAATTTCTATGGTTGACTCTCCCAGAGAAGTCATTGGTGCAGTATTGAAGTATATGGGGGCATCATATAATACAAGTAACTTTGATACTGAAGTAGTTGGGGGGAGAAATGCTGTGTTGCAGAAGTTGTCATTGCTTGAAAAGCAG GTTCGACTATTTGACAGCATGCATTATATAAAAGCTTTTGAAGTAGGTGATGTGTGGGTGACTGTTGGATGGAGTTCTGATATTGTTCCTGCTGCCAAACGCATGTCGGATGTTGCAGTTATTGTTCCAAAATCTGGTGCAAGTATTTGGTCAGACGTATGG GCAATACCTGCTGCATCTGAAATTAAGAATGAAAAAATTGGAGGACGAGTGAGAGGGCCATCTCCCTTGGTGCATCAATGGCTAGAATTCTGTTTGCAATCTGAACGAGCATTGCCTTTCAAGGAGGAGGTAGTACCAGGCGCGTCACCATCTGCCCTTGAAGGCACACCAGTTGAATCCACAGTGGAGCTTCACAAGAATAAGCCAAAGCTCGACTCCAACCTAATTGGCGGAGCACCTCCAGAAGAAATTTTGAAGAGGTGTGAATTTTTGGAGCCGTTATCAGATGCTACATTATCTGATTACCAGTGGCTGATAGATCATATGCAGAAACCCAATCACGGGTTGGTTGAAAAAATTCAGCATTATGTTTCTGGTATATTTCATAGATTTCAGCAGAAGTCCAGTTAA